The genome window CATGTGCTGCGGTCGTGGCTGTGGGCCGAGGCGTTCGCGATCGTCGAGGGTCGCTCGGACATCGACCACGAACTCCTCTACGTCTCCGCCGTGCTGCATGACATCGGCCTGGTGCCCGAGTTCGACAACGTCTTCCGCTCATATGAAGAGTCCGGAGGGCACGTGGCCGTCGCGCTCACCCGGGGCGCCGGATGGGACGAGCACCGTGGCCAGCGCGCACTCGAGGTGATCGTGCGGCACAACTGGCCGGCCGTCGATCCCGACCTCGACGTCGAGGGATACCTGCTCGAGATCGCGACCGGTCTCGACATCTCCGGCGCGCGGCCCGATGCGCTTCCCGCATCCTTCATCCGCGAGGTGCTCGACGTGCACCCGCGTCTCGACCTCGCTCAGGAGTTCGGCACCGGCGTCGTCGACCAGGCGGCACGCAAGCCGCACACGGCAGCGCACCGGCTGGTCGAGGGCGGCGTCGTCCGCAAGCTGGCGGACAACCCGCTCGGCTGACGCAGCGGGCTCGTCCGCGCGATCGCTACTCCTCGCCGCTGTCGAGGAAGACTCCGACGCGGTTGCCGTCGAGCACGAACTGGAGCGCGACGGCTGCGGGATAGCGCTCGTGCAGCTGCTCCGGCATCTCCTCGTCGATCGGGACGACGACCTCGGCCGGGAACGCACCGATGCTGCAGGCCGCGTACATCGGGCCGCTGATGGACGAGGATCCGTCATCCGCTCCCTCGTCCGGCACATCGACCGTCCTCACGACCGAGATGCAGCGGTTCTCCGACGAGCGGTCGCCCGACTCCGAGACCCACCCCGGGCTCTCGAAGACCGTCAGACCGAAGAACTCGGCGGCCGCGACGTCGGTCTCGGCCCCGAACCACCCCGGGGGCACCGCTCCGGTGCGCGACAGTTCGAGCGTCTCGATCTGCGGCGCCCCGGCCGACGACGAGACCGACGGCAGAGACGTCAGCGCGAAGGTCACAGTGGCGGCCACGGCAGCGGCCGCCACGACCGATGCCACCCACAGCGGCATCCGCCATCGCGCGAGACGCGACCGCCAGTCGGTCGGCGATGGGGCTTCCTCGCTCGCGGCGGGGTCGTCCCACAGCGAATCGTCACCCAGCCTGTCGATGAGGTCGTCACTCGCGCGCGAGTCGTCGACGGCCGGGATCACGACCTGCAGCTCGGTGGCTGTGGCAGGGGCGTCGAGAGCGGTCGCCCCGCCCGCTCGGAGTCGGGCGGATACCGCCGCGCGCGACGACTCGAGCTCCTGCAGCCGGCGGAGGGCAGCGGGGTCGGTCGCGATGTCGGCGTGAGGGCCGTACGCGCGAGCCCGCAGCTCCCGCAGTTCCTTCTCGGCACCGGCATCCATCCCGGCATCGTCTCACGCCGGCCTCCGCGCACACAGCAACGGGCGGGTGGAGGTGTGAATCACCCTCCACCCGCCCGCGCCGGGGTCTTACTTCTTGAACGCGTCCTTGACGTTCTCGCCGGCCTTCTTCGCGTCGGCCTTGACCTGGTCGGCCTTGCCTTCGGCGGCGAGCTTGTCGTTGTCGGTCGCGTTGCCGATCGCTTCCTTCGCCTTGCCGGCGATGTCCTGAGCGGCGTTCTTGATCTTGTCATCGAGTCCCATGAGGAGCTCCTTTCGTGAGGGTGATCGTTGACGGCGGGAGGATTCCCGACGTCTTATCGCCGTTGCTCTT of Microbacterium sp. LWH13-1.2 contains these proteins:
- a CDS encoding HD domain-containing protein, which translates into the protein MSENATPDHLTLASFDAPSSAAARAALSLATQYHSPTLLNHVLRSWLWAEAFAIVEGRSDIDHELLYVSAVLHDIGLVPEFDNVFRSYEESGGHVAVALTRGAGWDEHRGQRALEVIVRHNWPAVDPDLDVEGYLLEIATGLDISGARPDALPASFIREVLDVHPRLDLAQEFGTGVVDQAARKPHTAAHRLVEGGVVRKLADNPLG
- a CDS encoding CsbD family protein, producing MGLDDKIKNAAQDIAGKAKEAIGNATDNDKLAAEGKADQVKADAKKAGENVKDAFKK